The region CGAATCGCCGCATCGCGGCCCAAACCAACGCCTTTGACGAAGACATCGACCGTACGCAAGCCGTAGCCGCTCTTGGCTGCTTCAGCCGCTTTTTCGGCAGCGATTTGCGCAGCATAAGCGGTACCTTTTTTACTGCCGCGGAAACCGCACGCGCCAGCACTCGACGCAGTAAGCGCATTACCCTTACTATCTGCAAATGTCACAATTGTATTGTTAAATGTTGCTTGTACATGCAACTGACCGTTCGGAACAGATCGGCGCTGCTTTTTCTTTGAAGATTTTGCTTCTGCCATAAATCTAATCCTTCCTCATCAAGTCTTGCTTGCTGCTTTTGGTTGTGCGCCGCCCACGGCGATTGCCTTACCCTTACGAGTCCGTGCATTCGTACGAGTACGCTGACCGCGAGTCGGAAGACCAGCCTTGTGGCGCAAGCCGCGGTAGGCATTAATGTCTTTCAGACGCTTAATATTATTTGTCACCAGGCGCTGCAGATCGCCTTCGGTCACATAATCATTGTCGATAATGTCGCGAAGTTTCTGCTCTTCAGCCTCGGTGAGATCCTTCACCCGAGTGGTCGGCTCAATCTTTGCCGCCGCAAGGATGTCCCGTGCAAACTTCGGTCCGATCCCGTAAATATACGTGAGCGACACCTGCACTTGCTTATCGTCGGGGATAACAACCCCAGCAATTCGAGCCATGCTTAACCCTGCCTTTGCTTATTCTTAGGTTTTTTCTTGTTGATGACACGGAGACGGCCTTTGCGCCGAACCAGCTGATCATCAGGGCTGATTTTTTTGACACTCGCACGAACTTTCATGAGCGTACAAACTCCTTCAGGAAAAACCCTGCATTAATGAAATCCGATGATATCAGGTCGGATTTCGGTTATTAATCACGTGCGCGGAATACGATTCTACCCTTGGTGAGATCATACGGGGTTAACTCGACTTCCACGGTATCGCCTGGGACTAAGCGGATGTAGTGCTTGCGCATTTTGCCGCTAATGTGAGCGATAATACTTAGGCCGTTCTCCAACTCTACTTTGAATTGCGTATTAGGCAGTGCTTCCACTACCTTACCGCGCAATTTAATAACTTCCTTGGAACTCGCCATAGATATACAGCTCACTATTATAGCGTAGGTTATAACAAAAGTAAATAGGTTGCGAGAGGAATCGCCTGTATCGCGTCGATTCGCGTGCATATACCCGCCCGGTACAGTAAGAGGCTACTACGCTTTGGCGCGGCGAAATTTGCTGAATTTCAATTTCGGCAAGCGGCGCTTTTTTGTATTGCTGCCGCCAAGTTCGTCAATATCAAAGTCGTCATACGTGACCATCAACGCCCGCGAATTGACCTGGCGCAATGTTTCAAGCCCAACCGTCACGACGATAAGCAGTCCTGTACCGCCGATTGATAAATTCGAGATATTCAGCCCAAGCTGCGCAAAAATATAATCCATAATAAATGGCATAATCGCGATAATACCCAGCGCAATTGAGCCGAACAGCACTAAGCGGTTGACGGTCGTACTCAAATATTTCTCAGTCGTCGCACCAGGACGCACACCCGCGATAAAGCCACCTTGCTTCTGCAAGTTTTCAGCGATTTCATTTGCATTAAACACGATACCGGTATAGAAATAAGTGAACGCAATGACGAGCAAAAAGTATAACACCGGATAAATCATCACCGTCCAGTCGCCATTAGCAAAGTTTTTAGCGGTCGGCGACTGAAACCACTTAACCAGGTTGTTCGCGACAGTTGCATTAGCACCCGGCATCACTTTCATAACTTGCCCGACAAACGCCGGCAAACTGAGGAATGCAACGGCGAAAATAACCGGAATCACGCCCGCAGCGATAAGCTTGACAGGTAAAATGCTCTTGACTCCGCCATAGCTCGTGTTACCCGCCACGCGCTTAGCATAATTGATAGTAATGACGCGCTGCGCTTCGTTAATTTTCACGAGCATATACAACAGGAGCAGCCCAATAATGCCAATCGCCAGGACGAGCCAAAATGTCGTCGGGTCTACCGGCACATTAAACCAACCAAACATGCTAAGCTGCCCTTTTGCCGTCGAGAATAACGAGCTAATCAGCGTACCAAATGTTGTCGGCAACTGGCTGATGATGCCGGCAAAAATTACAAGCGAAATACCATTGCCAATACCCTGCTCTGTCATTAATTCGCCGAGCCACATCAAAAGCACCGAGCCGGCGGTCATCGACGTGACAGCGATTACCCATTGCCATGGCGTGGACTGCGCGCTGCCGGTGGTCGATCCAGCTAGTACTGATTGCTGTAGAATGTACACGAACGCAATCGATTGAACAATAGCCAGCGGCACCGTCACGATACGCGTCCATTGCTGGATCTTGCGCCGTCCAGACTCGCCATCTTTGTGCAGCTCCTCAAGCTTCGGAATCGCTTTCGTTAGCAGCTGCGTAATAATACTCGCAGTGATAAACGGACTCATACCAACAAGTACGATCGAAATTTGGCTCAGCGCACCGCCGCTCATTAGATTCAAAAAGCCG is a window of Candidatus Saccharimonadaceae bacterium ML1 DNA encoding:
- the rpsK gene encoding 30S ribosomal protein S11, whose product is MAEAKSSKKKQRRSVPNGQLHVQATFNNTIVTFADSKGNALTASSAGACGFRGSKKGTAYAAQIAAEKAAEAAKSGYGLRTVDVFVKGVGLGRDAAIRALSTFDITVNSIKDVTGVPHGGVRPRKARRA
- the rpsM gene encoding 30S ribosomal protein S13; translated protein: MARIAGVVIPDDKQVQVSLTYIYGIGPKFARDILAAAKIEPTTRVKDLTEAEEQKLRDIIDNDYVTEGDLQRLVTNNIKRLKDINAYRGLRHKAGLPTRGQRTRTNARTRKGKAIAVGGAQPKAASKT
- the rpmJ gene encoding 50S ribosomal protein L36, whose amino-acid sequence is MKVRASVKKISPDDQLVRRKGRLRVINKKKPKNKQRQG
- the infA gene encoding Translation initiation factor IF-1; translated protein: MASSKEVIKLRGKVVEALPNTQFKVELENGLSIIAHISGKMRKHYIRLVPGDTVEVELTPYDLTKGRIVFRARD
- the secY gene encoding Protein translocase subunit SecY, which produces MAAIWIWMSPAEINMSTMPLALRTSSSNPARYRVYYGELFIVETEGCSMNWRIIVRSLKNRDMQKRLGIVFGLIVAFRFLAHVPVPLANPTELKSIIEGVVSSSDFGGFLNLMSGGALSQISIVLVGMSPFITASIITQLLTKAIPKLEELHKDGESGRRKIQQWTRIVTVPLAIVQSIAFVYILQQSVLAGSTTGSAQSTPWQWVIAVTSMTAGSVLLMWLGELMTEQGIGNGISLVIFAGIISQLPTTFGTLISSLFSTAKGQLSMFGWFNVPVDPTTFWLVLAIGIIGLLLLYMLVKINEAQRVITINYAKRVAGNTSYGGVKSILPVKLIAAGVIPVIFAVAFLSLPAFVGQVMKVMPGANATVANNLVKWFQSPTAKNFANGDWTVMIYPVLYFLLVIAFTYFYTGIVFNANEIAENLQKQGGFIAGVRPGATTEKYLSTTVNRLVLFGSIALGIIAIMPFIMDYIFAQLGLNISNLSIGGTGLLIVVTVGLETLRQVNSRALMVTYDDFDIDELGGSNTKKRRLPKLKFSKFRRAKA